CGCCCGCCTGACGCCGGCCGCGACCGCCACCGCTGCGAACGCCTTCACGACGTCGAGCGGCACGAACGGGACGACGCCCGCGGTGAACGCTGCCGCGGGCGTCATGCCGCTCACGGCCGTCAGCACACCCCACCCGAGTGCGTAGACCACGAGGATCGCCACGACGCACGCGGCCGCGTCGGCCGCGCCGCGGTGGCGCCGGGCGAGCGCCGAGCGAACGGCCGAGCCGAGCACCGCGGCCGCGAGGAAGCCGAACAGGTAGCCAGCCCGGGGGCCGACGAGTACGCCGATCCCACCCGCCGGACCGGAGAACACCGGCACGCCCGCCGCGCCGAGCAGCAGATACGCACCCACCGCCGCACCGGCCCAGCCCGGACCGAGCAGCAGCGCGGCGAGCAGCACGACGAAGACCTGGAGCGTCACCGGCACGGGCTGCGTCGGGATGGTGAGGTACGCGGACGCCGAGAGCAGGGCGGCGATCAGGGCGGCGGTGACGAGCGAGCGGGTGCGGCCGGACGGCATGGATGACCTCCGTTAACTAGGTTGATGTCGGTGGTTCACGATACGGGCACCGCGCCTGCCGGTCAACCCGCGGGCGCGCCGGACTACCCGCCTACGGCTTCCGCGATGCGCGCGGCGACGTCCCCATCCTCCGCTCCGGCCGCCGGTTCCTCGCCCAGGGCGCGGAGCACCTCGGCGCCGACCTGCAGCCGCGCCTCGGGCGACAACCCCTCGCGCCGCTCGAGGAACTCGCGCGCGAGCGCCACGGCCTCCGGCGAGCGGCCCGGGTCCAGCTCGATGACGACCGGCGCCGCTTCGCGCACCACGACGGTGCCCGCGGCCATGTCGCCGAGCCGCTTGCGCCGTGACGACACGATCACCGACGCGATGCCCACCGCGTAGTTCCCGGGCAGCACGTCGACGATCCGCAGGACGTTGCGGATGGTCGAATCCGCGAACCCCACGCGGCTCCCGTCGTCGCGCACGACGCGCAAGCCCAACGCACGCTTGCCGGGCGTACGCCCCCCGCGGACCACCTCACCGAAAACGAAGTAGCCCCAAGCGGTCAGGAACGCCACGACCAGCGTAGCGGCGCCGGTCCACGCAGCGACCGCCCGGAAGCTCGCGGCGGCGTAGCGAGAGGCCAGGTAGAGGACCCCCGCGGCCGCGGCAGCCTCCGCTGCGATGAGCAGCGTGAGCAGCAACGTGTCGAGCAGGACCGCGAGCCCCCGCGAACCGACGTTCGCCAGCTCGAAGTCGAACGCCACCGACTCGGGCGTCTCGACCTTCAGCGTCTCGCCGGTATCCGATGCGGGCATGAAACCTCACTCACGCGTCGTTGTGGAACGCCCGGGCGTCACGCCCGCGTCCGCCTCTCTCGCATCATAGGGAACGCCGACGCACCGGTGCTAGCATGGGCGCGAAGCGGCCGGAACGGAGTGCAGTGGACGAGCGGGAGTTCATAGCCGGGTCGCGCGACGCGTGGCAGCGCCTCGACGACGCCGTCGGGCGGGCGGCCTCGCACGGCGTCGCGAAACTCGATGCGGACACGCTCAAGGAGATGCACGAGGA
This genomic stretch from Actinomycetota bacterium harbors:
- a CDS encoding biotin transporter BioY, with the translated sequence MPSGRTRSLVTAALIAALLSASAYLTIPTQPVPVTLQVFVVLLAALLLGPGWAGAAVGAYLLLGAAGVPVFSGPAGGIGVLVGPRAGYLFGFLAAAVLGSAVRSALARRHRGAADAAACVVAILVVYALGWGVLTAVSGMTPAAAFTAGVVPFVPLDVVKAFAAVAVAAGVRRALPTPGTTAQAMRQA
- a CDS encoding RDD family protein, which codes for MPASDTGETLKVETPESVAFDFELANVGSRGLAVLLDTLLLTLLIAAEAAAAAGVLYLASRYAAASFRAVAAWTGAATLVVAFLTAWGYFVFGEVVRGGRTPGKRALGLRVVRDDGSRVGFADSTIRNVLRIVDVLPGNYAVGIASVIVSSRRKRLGDMAAGTVVVREAAPVVIELDPGRSPEAVALAREFLERREGLSPEARLQVGAEVLRALGEEPAAGAEDGDVAARIAEAVGG